The genomic region GCCTTCCAGTGCTCGTTGTAGGTGTCGTTGTCAACCAGTTGGTCGAAATAGGGGTTGCGTTCGCCCTTGGGTCCGAAGCTCTTCTGGATGTTCGCCAGGTTGCCCAGCTTCAGGAAGTAGTCGTAGCCGTCGCGGCTGTTGTAGTCGAAGGGTAGCGAGCCCTTGGGACCTATGGTGGGGTTGTCCTGCACCTTGTAGCTGGTGAAGAAGCCGTAGTTGTGGACCAGCATCAGGCCGCCGCCGTGATAGCCGTCATCGCGCATGAAGTAGTCAGCGATGGGCGCCTGCGGCGACGCGGCCTTGATGGCCGGGTGCGAGTCGATGATGGAGGCCGCGACGTAGAAGCCCGGGTACGAGATGCCCCAGAGGCCCAGCTTGCCGTTGTGACCCTTCACATGGTCCAGCAGCCACTGCACGCTGTCGTGCGTGTCGCTGCTCTCGTCCACGTCGTTCTTGCTCTTCTTGTTCGCCACATGGGGCGTCATCTCGACGAAATGGCCTTCGGACATGTAGCGGCCGCGCACGTCCTGGCAGACGAAGATGTAGCCGGCCTTGAGGAAGTCCTCGCTGGGCGCCAGGCGGCGTACGCCCATGTTGTCCACGCCATAGGGGCCGCAGCTGTAGGGCGTGCGCACCATCAGGAAGGGATAGGTTTTGGCGGCATCGCGCGCCGCTTCCTTGGGCACGTAGACCACGGTGAACAGCTTCTTGCCGTCGCGCACCGGGACCTTGTATTCGTACTTGGTGTAGTTGGCGGCCGAGTCGTAGGCTGGTGCGGAAGCGGCCGCGGGCGGCGGCGTCTGGGCCTGGACGGCCGAGGCCGCCAGCAGGCTGAGGACGGAAACAGTCAGGCGCATGGGCATGGGCTCAGGTTGGTACTGCGGGGTCATTCGGAAAAACGGACGGCATAGATGGGCGGCAGGTTCAGCGAAACCGTCTGCCAGCTGTCGCCGGCATCGCCGCTGGCCCACAGGCCACCGGTGGTGCTGCCCATCAGCAGTTGCTGACCGGTGCCGTCCACGGTCAGGCCGTGGCGGTACACGAGGTCGTAGCAATGTAGCTGCGGCAGGCCATTGCGCAGCGTCTCGAAAGTCCTGCCACCGTCGCGGGTGCGCAGCACGCACAGGGCGGCATCGACCGGCAGCCGCCTTTCGTCCTTGACGGCAGGCACGAACCAGGCAGTCTGTGCATCCAGCGGATGGGCGGCGACTGCGAAGCCGAAGCTGGAAGGCTCGGCCTTGAGCTCCTGCCAGCTCGCGCCGTTGTCGCTGGAGCGCCAGATGCCGCAGTGATGCTGGCACCACAACACCTCGGGCACGGCACGGCAGCGCTCGATGCGGTGCGGATCCTGGATGTTGGGGTCGTCCTGCCGCTCGGGTGGCATGAACAGCGCCTTCATGCCGGTCGACCGGGTGGCCCAGGCCTCGCCGCCATCGCTGCTGTGCCAGGCGCCGCCGCAGCTGATACCCAGCAGCAGCTCGCGGCCGCTGGACGGATGCGGGCAGACCGAGTGGATGCCCGGCGCTTCGTAGCCGCCGCCGAACCATTCGAGGCGCTCTTCGCGATGCCACAGCGATTCGACCAGCTGCCAGCTTTCGCCCTGGTCGCTGCTGCGGAACAAGGCGCCGGGAATGGTGCCGGCCCAGATCACGCCGTCGGCGCCGCGCTCCAGCGACCAGATCTGCACCAGCTTCCAGGCCGGCCCCTGGGCACCCTCGGGCTGGGCCGGGAAAGTCGGCACGGCCAGCTCGCGCCAGGTCTTGCCGCCATCGTCCGAGCCGTGCAGCTTGACGCCGAAATGCCCCAGGTTCAGTGCCGCCAGCATGCGCTGGCCGGCCGGCGCGGGCAGCAGCATGGTCACCGGCTCGGCGATGAAGCTGAGATTGGCGATCTGCCATTGGCCGGCCGCATCGCGGTTCAGCTCGAACAGGCCCTTGCGGGTGGCGGCCCAGGCGGTCTTGGTGCTCGATGTCATCCTGCTCATCCTCCGGAAAGCGCCTGCAGCACATGGACCGTGCTGCCGGCCTGCAATTCGTCGCTCAGGCCCACGGCATCGCGCTGGCGGCGGCCGTCTATGAAGATCACCACGTTGGCGCGCAGATGAGCCTGGTCGTCCAGCACATAGCCGCGCAGGCGCGGATGGGCGGCGAAGCAGGCTTCCAGCGCGTCACGCAGGCGCAATTCGCCGGTCTCGAAATCCGGCGCCTCGACGAAGCGGCGCAGCTGCGGCGTGAAGACAATGCGGGGCATGGCCGCCATTAGGCGCCAGCCCCGGCCTGGACGCACGCTGGATTTCCCGCTTCAGCAAAGGTCAAGGTAGGCGCCGGACAATCCGCGCCATGAGCCAAGAATCGTCCAAGGGCGCGCTGTACGCAGCCGCTGCCTATGCCTCCTGGGGCCTGTTTCCGCTGTTCTTCAAGCTGCTGAGCCAGGTCGGCGCCCTGGAAGTGGTCGCCCACCGCACGGTCTGGTCGCTGGCCTTCGTGCTGGTGCTGCTGGCGGTGATGAAGCGCTTCGCCTGGATGCGCGAGCTGCTCTCCAAACCCAAGGTCGTGGCGGCCTTTGCCGTCTCGGCCCTGCTGCTGGCCTGCAACTGGCTGGTCTATGTCTGGGCAGTGCAGAACGACCATGTGCTGGATGCCAGCCTGGGCTACTTCATCAACCCGCTGGTCAATGTGGCCCTGGGCTTTGCCGTGCTGCGCGAACGGCCGCGCAAGCTGCAGTGGCTGGCCGTTGGCCTGGCCGCTGCCGGCGTGCTGTGGCTGACGGTGCAAGGCGGCCGCCTGCCCTGGGTGGCGCTGACGCTGGCCTTCAGCTTCGGCATCTACGGCCTGCTGCGCAAGATCGCGCCGCTGGGTGCACTGGAAGGGCTGACGGTCGAGACCCTGGTGCTCGCTCCGCTGGCCATCGCCGCCCTCGCCTGGTGGAGCTGGCAAGGCCATAGCGCCTTCGTCATCGGTGACGGCAGCACGCTGTTGCTGCTCCTGCTGGCCGGGCCGCTCACGGCCGTCACCCTGCTGCTGTTTGCCGCCGGTGCGCGCCGCATCCCTATGACCACGCTCGGCCTATTGCAGTACATCGCGCCCAGCATCCAGTTCGGCCTGGGCGTCTGGCTCTACCACGAGCCCTTCCAGCCGACGCGGATGATCGGCTTCGCGCTGATCTGGGCGGCGCTGGCGGTCTACAGCCTGGAAGGCTTGTGGACCAGCCGGCGACCCGCGCTTCAAGCGGCCTGAACGGCCGGCGTACGTATCAGGTGATCGAAGGCCGCCAGGGCCGCCTTGGCGCCGTCGCCGGCCGCGATGATGATCTGCTTGAAAGGCACGGTGGTCGCATCGCCGGCTGCGAACACGCCAGGCACCGAGGTCTGGCCCTTGGCGTCGACGATGATTTCGCCGTGCTTGCTGAGCTCGACCACGCCCTTCAGCCATTCGGTGTTGGGCACCAGGCCGATCTGCACGAACACGCCTTCGAGCTCGATATGGCGTGACTCGCCGCTGGCGCGGTCGGTGTAGTTCAGGCCATTGAGCTTGCTGCCGTCACCGGTCAGCTCGGTGGTTTGAGCCTGCACGTGGATCGTGACGTTGGGCAGGCTCTTGAGCTTGTTGACCAGCACCGCATCGGCACGCAGGGCCTCGCCGAATTCGAGCAGGGTCACATGGCTGACCAGGCCGGCCAGGTCGATGGCCGCCTCGACGCCGGAGTTGCCACCACCGATCACCGCGACGCGTTTGCCCTTGAACAACGGGCCGTCGCAATGCGGGCAGTAGGCCACGCCCTTGTTCTTGTATTCCTGCTCGCCGGGCACGTTGACGTTCCTCCAGCGCGCGCCGGTGGAGAGGATCACGGTCTTGCTCTTGAGCGTGCCGCCATTGGCCAGCTGCACCTCGACCAAGCCACCGGGGGTGGCGGGCGGGATCAGCTTGTCACCGCGCTGCAGGTTCATCACGTCGACGCCATAGGCCTTCACATGGGCGTCCAGGCCCATGGCGAACTTGGGACCGTCGGTCTCGAGCACCGAAATGAAATTCTCGATGGCCAGGGTGTCGTTGACCTGGCCGCCGAAACGCTCGGCGGCGATGCCGGTGCGAATGCCCTTGCGGGCGGCATACACGGCCGCCGCCGCGCCGGCCGGGCCGCCGCCGACGACCAGCACGTCGAAGGCCTCCTTTGCGGAAAGCTTGGCAGCGTCCTTGTCGGCCGCGCCGGCGTCCAGCTTGGCGACTATCTCTTCCGCCGTCATGCGGCCCGAGCCGAAGGGCTGGCCATTCAGGTAGATGCTGGGCACGGCCATGATCTCGCGCTCATTGACCTCGGTCTGGAACAGCGCGCCGTCAATCACCACGGTCTTGATCTTGGGGTTCAGCACCGACATCAGCGACAGCGCCTGCACCACGTCCGGGCAGTTGTGGCAGCTGAGGGACATGTAGACCTCGAAGCTGTACTCGCCATCCAGCGATTTGATCTGCTCGATCACGTCCTGCTCGACCTTGGGCGGATGGCCGCCGGTCCACAACAGGGCCAGCACCAGCGAGGTGAACTCGTGGCCCAGCGGGATGGCTGCAAAGCGCAGGCTTTGATTCGTGCCGGTGCGGCGCAGGCTGAAGGACGGCTTGCGCGCATCCTGGCCGGCGGTGCTCAGGCTGATCTTGTCGGACATCGCGGCGATGTCCTGCAGCAGGGCCAGCAATTCCCGCGAGCTGTCGCCTTCGTCCAGCGAAGCCTCGATCTCGAAAGGCTGGGTGACGCGCTCGAGATAGGCCTTGAGCTGGGTCTTCAGGGTGTCGTCCAACATGGTGCTGCTCCTTGATCGTTCAGGCGTGGCGTGACCAGCCACTCTGGAAGCGCCCCGTGCGGACGCTTTCAGAGTCGCTTGCGCGGCTCTCTGGGGATTGCTGCAAGCCCTCCCGGGCTCGCAGCAAAGAGGATCATCAGATCTTGCCGACCAGGTCCAGCGACGGAGCGATGGTCTTGGCGCCTTCGTTCCACTTGGCCGGGCAGACCTGGCCCGGGTTCTTGGCCGTGTACTGGGCAGCCTTCAGCTTGCGCAGCGTTTCCTTGACATCACGGGCGATCTCGTTCGAGTGGATCTCGGCCGTCTTGATCACGCCTTCCGGGTTGATCACGAAGGTACCGCGCAGGGCCAGGCCTTCTTCGGGGATGTGCACGCCGAAGGCATTGGTCAGCTGATGCGTCGGGTCGCCGACCAGGGGGAACTTGGCCTTGCTGACGGCCGGCGAGGTTTCGTGCCAGACCTTGTGGGCGAAATGCGTGTCGGTCGTGACGATGTAGACCTCGGTCTCGGCCTTCTGGAACTCGGCGTAATGGTCGGCAGCGTCCTCGACTTCGGTCGGGCAATTGAAGGTGAAGGCGGCCGGCATGAAGATCAGCACGGACCACTTGCCCTTGAGGCTTTGCTCGGTGACTTCGATGAACTTGCCGTTGTGGAAAG from Pelomonas sp. SE-A7 harbors:
- a CDS encoding sialidase family protein gives rise to the protein MTSSTKTAWAATRKGLFELNRDAAGQWQIANLSFIAEPVTMLLPAPAGQRMLAALNLGHFGVKLHGSDDGGKTWRELAVPTFPAQPEGAQGPAWKLVQIWSLERGADGVIWAGTIPGALFRSSDQGESWQLVESLWHREERLEWFGGGYEAPGIHSVCPHPSSGRELLLGISCGGAWHSSDGGEAWATRSTGMKALFMPPERQDDPNIQDPHRIERCRAVPEVLWCQHHCGIWRSSDNGASWQELKAEPSSFGFAVAAHPLDAQTAWFVPAVKDERRLPVDAALCVLRTRDGGRTFETLRNGLPQLHCYDLVYRHGLTVDGTGQQLLMGSTTGGLWASGDAGDSWQTVSLNLPPIYAVRFSE
- a CDS encoding MoaD/ThiS family protein; amino-acid sequence: MPRIVFTPQLRRFVEAPDFETGELRLRDALEACFAAHPRLRGYVLDDQAHLRANVVIFIDGRRQRDAVGLSDELQAGSTVHVLQALSGG
- the ahpF gene encoding alkyl hydroperoxide reductase subunit F, translated to MLDDTLKTQLKAYLERVTQPFEIEASLDEGDSSRELLALLQDIAAMSDKISLSTAGQDARKPSFSLRRTGTNQSLRFAAIPLGHEFTSLVLALLWTGGHPPKVEQDVIEQIKSLDGEYSFEVYMSLSCHNCPDVVQALSLMSVLNPKIKTVVIDGALFQTEVNEREIMAVPSIYLNGQPFGSGRMTAEEIVAKLDAGAADKDAAKLSAKEAFDVLVVGGGPAGAAAAVYAARKGIRTGIAAERFGGQVNDTLAIENFISVLETDGPKFAMGLDAHVKAYGVDVMNLQRGDKLIPPATPGGLVEVQLANGGTLKSKTVILSTGARWRNVNVPGEQEYKNKGVAYCPHCDGPLFKGKRVAVIGGGNSGVEAAIDLAGLVSHVTLLEFGEALRADAVLVNKLKSLPNVTIHVQAQTTELTGDGSKLNGLNYTDRASGESRHIELEGVFVQIGLVPNTEWLKGVVELSKHGEIIVDAKGQTSVPGVFAAGDATTVPFKQIIIAAGDGAKAALAAFDHLIRTPAVQAA
- the ahpC gene encoding alkyl hydroperoxide reductase subunit C, producing the protein MSLINTQVQPFKTEAFHNGKFIEVTEQSLKGKWSVLIFMPAAFTFNCPTEVEDAADHYAEFQKAETEVYIVTTDTHFAHKVWHETSPAVSKAKFPLVGDPTHQLTNAFGVHIPEEGLALRGTFVINPEGVIKTAEIHSNEIARDVKETLRKLKAAQYTAKNPGQVCPAKWNEGAKTIAPSLDLVGKI
- the rarD gene encoding EamA family transporter RarD yields the protein MSQESSKGALYAAAAYASWGLFPLFFKLLSQVGALEVVAHRTVWSLAFVLVLLAVMKRFAWMRELLSKPKVVAAFAVSALLLACNWLVYVWAVQNDHVLDASLGYFINPLVNVALGFAVLRERPRKLQWLAVGLAAAGVLWLTVQGGRLPWVALTLAFSFGIYGLLRKIAPLGALEGLTVETLVLAPLAIAALAWWSWQGHSAFVIGDGSTLLLLLLAGPLTAVTLLLFAAGARRIPMTTLGLLQYIAPSIQFGLGVWLYHEPFQPTRMIGFALIWAALAVYSLEGLWTSRRPALQAA